From Pseudomonas sp. FP2335, the proteins below share one genomic window:
- a CDS encoding CocE/NonD family hydrolase → METVTEFAYKVREIEHCLIPLKDGTQLAARIWLPEVAGLQTFPAILEYLPYRKRDGTAVRDALTHPWMAGQGYVCVRVDMRGNGESEGLMADEYLLQEQDDALEVIDWLCQQPWCDGNVGMMGISWGGFNGLQVAARQPEALKAIITLCSTDDRFADDIHYKGGNLLLENFGWAATMLNFSAAVPDPLLVGDAWKTLWQQRLDSMPLLAETWLQHQTRDDYWRHGSVCEDYSQIKAAVYAVGGWGDAYRNTVSRLMQHLPGPKKAMIGPWIHKYPHFAVPNPAIGFLQEAKRWWDHWLKGIDNGVMDDAACTFFLQDVLPPKGSYAERPGIWVQTAGWPAPQVQWTDFSLGEHGLIPGRQPLATPRSICSPLTTGLHQGEYCAIWFGPDGPTDQRRDDAHSLCFDSPVLTEPLALLGDARLTLRLASDTACGQLVARLNAIAPDGQVTQISYGVLNLTLREDFSRVTPVVPGAPMDVHLSLDHIGMRLPAGYRLRLALSTASFPLLWPSRELTTLTLLPALQSLQLPVFSGAAVDCPFEAPQAATPVALQVLRAAAPKRTLIEDVGSGEVCVKIEDDLGSVRFTDHGLAVDQRCTEQYRTSAWDPLSTRADIQWHYRVGRDEWEVEVESRLSVHADAEWFYIEAEQTAWENGQLEHRRQWSKRVARVAL, encoded by the coding sequence CAAACCTTCCCCGCCATCCTCGAATACCTGCCGTACCGCAAACGCGACGGTACGGCCGTGCGCGATGCGCTGACTCACCCGTGGATGGCCGGGCAGGGCTACGTGTGTGTGCGTGTCGACATGCGCGGCAACGGCGAATCCGAAGGCTTGATGGCCGACGAATACCTGTTGCAGGAACAGGACGACGCCCTCGAAGTGATCGACTGGCTGTGCCAGCAGCCGTGGTGCGACGGCAACGTCGGCATGATGGGCATCTCCTGGGGCGGCTTCAACGGCCTGCAAGTCGCGGCGCGCCAACCCGAGGCGCTGAAGGCGATCATCACCCTGTGCTCCACCGACGACCGCTTCGCCGATGACATCCACTACAAGGGCGGCAACCTGCTGCTGGAGAACTTTGGCTGGGCCGCGACCATGCTCAATTTCAGCGCTGCCGTGCCCGACCCGCTACTGGTTGGCGACGCCTGGAAAACCCTTTGGCAGCAACGCCTGGACAGCATGCCGCTGCTCGCCGAAACCTGGTTGCAACACCAGACCCGCGACGATTACTGGCGCCACGGCTCGGTGTGCGAGGACTATTCACAGATCAAGGCGGCGGTGTATGCGGTGGGCGGCTGGGGTGATGCCTACCGCAATACCGTGTCGCGGCTGATGCAGCATCTTCCGGGGCCGAAGAAGGCAATGATCGGCCCGTGGATTCACAAATATCCACACTTCGCCGTGCCGAATCCGGCCATCGGCTTTCTGCAAGAAGCCAAGCGCTGGTGGGATCACTGGTTGAAAGGCATCGATAACGGGGTGATGGATGATGCAGCCTGCACATTCTTCCTACAGGATGTGCTGCCGCCCAAGGGCAGTTACGCCGAGCGGCCGGGGATCTGGGTGCAGACGGCGGGGTGGCCGGCCCCCCAGGTGCAGTGGACTGATTTCAGCCTCGGCGAGCACGGCCTGATCCCTGGCCGACAACCGTTGGCCACGCCGCGCAGTATCTGCTCGCCGCTGACCACCGGCCTGCACCAGGGCGAGTACTGCGCCATCTGGTTCGGCCCCGACGGCCCGACTGACCAGCGCCGCGACGACGCTCATTCGCTGTGCTTCGACTCGCCGGTGCTGACCGAACCGCTGGCGCTATTGGGCGATGCGCGTCTCACGCTGCGCCTGGCCAGCGACACGGCTTGCGGCCAATTGGTGGCGCGGCTGAATGCGATTGCGCCGGATGGCCAGGTCACACAGATCAGCTATGGCGTACTCAATCTCACGCTTCGTGAGGACTTTTCCCGTGTTACCCCTGTAGTCCCTGGCGCACCGATGGACGTGCACCTGAGCCTGGACCACATCGGCATGCGCTTGCCCGCTGGCTATCGTCTGCGCCTGGCCTTGAGCACCGCGAGTTTCCCGTTGCTGTGGCCGAGCCGTGAGCTGACCACCCTGACCTTGCTGCCCGCCCTGCAAAGCCTGCAACTGCCGGTGTTCAGCGGCGCGGCGGTGGACTGCCCGTTCGAAGCGCCGCAGGCCGCCACTCCGGTTGCCCTGCAAGTGCTGCGCGCCGCGGCGCCGAAACGCACCTTGATCGAAGACGTGGGCAGTGGCGAAGTCTGCGTGAAGATCGAGGACGACCTCGGCTCGGTGCGGTTTACCGACCACGGCCTGGCGGTGGACCAACGTTGCACCGAGCAATACCGCACCTCTGCCTGGGACCCGTTGTCGACCCGTGCCGACATCCAGTGGCACTACCGCGTCGGTCGCGACGAATGGGAGGTGGAGGTGGAAAGCCGTCTGAGCGTGCACGCCGATGCCGAGTGGTTCTATATCGAAGCGGAGCAGACTGCCTGGGAGAACGGCCAGCTGGAGCACCGCCGCCAATGGAGCAAGCGCGTGGCCAGGGTCGCGCTGTAA
- a CDS encoding LysR substrate-binding domain-containing protein — MSRRNVDLPPLNCLQTFEAAARHLSFTQAAHELNLTQSAVSRQVKRLEEDLARPLFYRLAQGLSLTPAGVRYFRTIQRLLRELDRESAELRRRGADRQLTLASTPTISSIWLAGLLPQFQREHPDLDIRILCSESPGHLDVSEYDLGLFYHLDELPAPHGLELSPVFDTEQVITVCSPAYIERHGPIRDVEHLLHAHTLLIVEDHYHDWLTWTDWFADVGAHYHTPRHALRTNSYQLLMQSAVMGHGVTLGWKSLLQGELDAGRLQMALPHTMHSRGRLHLMQPHHRNPPSAARSFRQWLLAHASHVNKPL; from the coding sequence ATGTCGCGCCGAAACGTCGATCTTCCCCCGCTCAATTGCTTGCAGACTTTCGAAGCGGCGGCCCGCCATTTGAGTTTTACCCAGGCCGCCCATGAATTGAACCTGACCCAGAGCGCGGTCAGCCGCCAGGTCAAGCGCCTGGAAGAAGACCTCGCCCGCCCGCTGTTCTATCGACTGGCCCAGGGGCTGAGCCTGACACCCGCCGGGGTGCGTTACTTCCGCACGATCCAGCGCCTGTTGCGCGAACTCGATCGTGAGTCCGCCGAACTGCGCCGACGCGGCGCCGACCGCCAGTTGACCCTGGCCAGCACGCCGACCATCAGCTCGATCTGGCTGGCCGGCTTGTTGCCGCAATTCCAGCGTGAACACCCGGACCTGGACATCCGCATCCTGTGCAGTGAAAGCCCCGGCCACCTGGATGTCAGCGAATATGACCTGGGCCTGTTCTATCACCTCGACGAACTGCCGGCGCCCCATGGCCTGGAGCTGTCGCCGGTGTTCGACACCGAGCAGGTCATCACTGTGTGCAGCCCTGCCTATATAGAGCGTCACGGTCCGATTCGCGATGTGGAGCACTTGCTCCACGCCCACACCTTATTGATCGTCGAGGACCACTACCACGACTGGCTGACCTGGACCGATTGGTTTGCCGATGTCGGCGCCCACTACCACACCCCGCGGCATGCGCTGCGCACCAACAGCTATCAGCTGTTGATGCAGTCGGCGGTCATGGGCCATGGCGTGACCCTTGGCTGGAAGAGTCTGCTGCAAGGTGAACTCGACGCCGGTCGCCTGCAAATGGCCTTGCCCCACACCATGCACAGCCGGGGGCGCCTGCACCTGATGCAACCCCATCACCGCAACCCGCCATCGGCGGCGCGCAGTTTTCGCCAATGGCTGCTGGCCCATGCCAGCCATGTGAACAAGCCTCTCTGA
- a CDS encoding MFS transporter, whose translation MNLTFLTFPALYSATILMLTGNGLFFSFIGLRLSSQGINEVWIGALTAAYYGGMVCGAKFGHRMIAGVGHVRSYVACAGVATIIVLLHVLFEQLAFWLALRFVMGLVMMNQYMVIESWLNEQAENNRRGAVFAGYMVAVSLGLMLGQGVLIWRPELDFKPLIIVAICFAACLLPVTMTKRLHPAKLVAAPLEVGFFWQRVPQALTTVFVTGLMIGAFYALAPVFATRNGLSTGEASTFVAVSIFAGLCGQWPIGWLSDRIDRSRLIRACALALGLLVIPLWGLVQLPYALLLLFGFLSGLLLFTLYPLAVALANDNVEQPRRVPLSAMMLATHGIGASLGPILSGALMNSYGHGAFYMLFSACALLLIWRVQPKQVTGEYLVDGAPLHHVAMPEHPMGAVLDPRVDEIPEALVINDPPPDIKV comes from the coding sequence ATGAACCTGACTTTTCTGACCTTCCCCGCGCTGTACAGCGCGACCATCCTGATGCTCACCGGCAACGGCTTGTTTTTCAGTTTTATCGGCCTGCGCTTGAGTAGCCAGGGCATCAACGAAGTGTGGATCGGTGCGCTGACGGCGGCGTACTACGGGGGGATGGTCTGCGGCGCCAAGTTCGGCCACCGCATGATCGCCGGCGTCGGGCACGTGCGCTCGTATGTGGCCTGTGCCGGAGTCGCCACCATCATCGTGCTGCTGCACGTGTTGTTCGAGCAGTTGGCGTTCTGGCTGGCGCTGCGATTTGTGATGGGCCTGGTGATGATGAACCAGTACATGGTCATCGAAAGCTGGCTCAACGAGCAGGCGGAAAACAACCGGCGCGGCGCGGTGTTCGCCGGTTACATGGTTGCGGTGTCCCTGGGCTTGATGCTGGGGCAGGGCGTGCTGATCTGGCGTCCGGAGCTGGATTTCAAACCGCTGATTATCGTCGCGATCTGCTTTGCCGCCTGCCTGCTGCCGGTGACCATGACCAAGCGCCTGCACCCGGCGAAGCTGGTAGCGGCACCGCTGGAAGTGGGTTTTTTCTGGCAACGGGTGCCCCAGGCGCTGACCACGGTGTTTGTCACCGGCCTGATGATCGGCGCGTTCTACGCCCTGGCCCCGGTGTTTGCCACACGCAACGGCTTGAGCACGGGCGAGGCAAGTACGTTTGTCGCGGTGTCGATTTTTGCCGGGCTGTGCGGCCAGTGGCCCATCGGCTGGCTGTCGGACCGCATTGACCGCTCGCGCTTGATTCGCGCCTGCGCGTTAGCGTTGGGGCTGTTGGTGATCCCGCTGTGGGGGCTGGTACAACTGCCTTACGCGTTGTTGTTGCTGTTCGGTTTTCTCAGCGGCTTGCTGCTGTTCACCCTCTACCCGTTGGCGGTGGCGCTGGCCAATGACAACGTCGAGCAGCCGCGACGTGTACCGTTGAGCGCGATGATGCTCGCCACCCACGGCATTGGTGCCAGCCTGGGGCCGATACTCAGCGGCGCGTTGATGAACAGCTACGGCCACGGCGCGTTCTACATGCTGTTTTCCGCCTGTGCGCTGCTGCTGATCTGGCGCGTGCAGCCCAAGCAGGTCACCGGCGAATACCTGGTCGACGGCGCACCGTTGCACCACGTCGCCATGCCCGAACACCCAATGGGCGCGGTACTTGATCCGCGTGTCGACGAAATCCCCGAGGCGCTGGTGATCAACGACCCGCCGCCCGACATCAAGGTGTGA